CGCGAAACGACCAAGACCAAGGACATCACCGGTGGTCTGCCGCGTGTTGCCGAGCTCTTCGAGGCAAGGAAGCCGAAAGACTTCGCGGTCATCACCGAGATCGACGGCGTGGTCGCCTTCGGCAAGGACGCCAAAGGCAAGCGCAAAGTCATCGTCACCCCGGAAGTGGGCGAGCCGAAGGAATACCTCATCCCCAAAGGGAAGCACATCAGCGTCCACGAAGGGGATCATGTCCGCGCCGGCGAGGCGCTCATGGACGGCTCCTCCAACCCGCACGACATCCTCCGCGTCCTCGGCCAGAAGGAACTGGCCAAGTACCTGGTCGACGAGGTGCAGGAGGTCTACCGTCTCCAGGGCGTCAAGATCAACGACAAGCACATCGAGACCATCGTGCGTCAGATGCTGCGTCGCGTCAGAGTGAAGGACGTGGGGGATACCAACCTGCTGATCGACGATCAGATCGAGCGTTGGGTCTTCGAGGAAGAAAACGAGAAGGCAATGGATAAGGGCGGGCGTCCTGCTACGGCAGAGTCTCTGCTCCTTGGCATAACCAAGGCGTCGCTCTCGACTGAGTCATTTATTTCTGCTGCTTCTTTCCAAGAGACAACAAAAGTCTTGACACAGGCATCCATTGAAGGTAAAGTCGACAGTCTTCGTGGTCTGAAAGAAAACGTGATCATGGGCCGCTTAATCCCGGCGGGAACGGGATTGGCTCTTTACCGCAACCTGCGCATGGTTGCTGAGGAGCCAGTAATCATTCCGGAGCCAGTTGAACCGGAAGATGAAGAGATCTACGAAGAAGAAGCCTAGTCCAGTATCCGGCCAGTGAGAGCGGGTTCCTCGCTTCACTGGCCGGCGTCTCACTTTTATCAAATAAAACTTGACAAGCACGTACGTTGTTGCTATTTTCGTCGCTTCCGCGCGCGGGGTGCGTCTGCGCGCGGATTAAGAATCGCGTGAGAGGAATGTATGCCAACTATTAATCAGCTTATTCGTCATGGTCGGGAGTCAAAGGGTGAAAAATCCACTGCTCCGGCACTCAGGAGCTGCCCGCAGAAGAGGGGCGTTTGCACCAGGGTTTACACCACAACCCCGAAGAAACCGAACTCCGCGCTTCGTAAAGTCGCGAGGGTAAGGCTTACCAACGGCGTCGAGGTGACCTCCTACATTCCGGGTGTTGGTCACAACCTCCAGGAGCACTCCGTTGTCCTCATCAGGGGCGGCAGGGTCAAGGACCTTCCGGGTGTTCGTTACCACATCGTCCGCGGCACGCTCGACTCTGTCGGCGTCAAGGGTCGCATGAAGAGCCGTTCCAAGTACGGTGCGAAAAGGCCCAAGTAACCCGAACGGTGCAAAAAGACCCAAGTAACCGATTTTAAGTGAGAGGTTAAGACATGCCAAGAAGAAGAGAAGTAGCAAAGCGGGTGATCCTCCCGGACCCGAAATACGGTGACAGGGTGGTTGCCAAGCTGATCAATATAATCATGCTGGACGGCAAGAAGTCCACCGCCGAGAAAGCACTGTACGGTGCCCTTGAAATCGCTGCCGGCAAGGCCGGCGACGAACCGGTCAAGGTCCTCAAGAAGTGCCTCGACAACATCAAGCCGATGCTGGAAGTCAAGTCCCGCAGGGTCGGTGGTTCCACCTACCAGGTTCCGGTCGAGGTTCGTCCGGAGCGCCGCATGTCCCTGGCTATGCGCTGGCTGGTGAAGTACTCCAACGCCCGCAGCGAGAAGACCGTTACCGACAAGCTTGCCGGCGAGATTCTCGACGCTTACAACAACCGCGGTTCCGCAGTGAAGAAGCGTGAGGATACCCACAAGATGGCAGAGGCCAACCGCGCCTTCGCCCATTATCGCTGGTAGTCCGCGGCGACACCCTTTAAGGCTTAGAAAGCAACTCGGAGGAATAGTAAGTGGCACGTCAGGTTTCGCTAGAAATGACCCGTAACATCGGGATCATGGCTCACATAGATGCAGGGAAGACCACCACCACGGAGCGTATTCTCTACTACACCGGTGTTTCCCACAAGATCGGCGAGGTCCATGACGGCGCCGCTACTATGGACTGGATGGAGCAGGAGCAGGAGCGTGGTATCACCATCACCTCCGCAGCAACCACCTGCAACTGGAAGGACCATCGTATCAACATCATCGACACCCCGGGTCACGTCGACTTCACCATCGAGGTCGAGCGCTCCCTGCGTGTTCTCGACGGCGCGGTCGCCGTCTTCTGCTCGGTCGGTGGCGTTGAGCCGCAGTCCGAGACCGTATGGCGTCAGGCGGACAAGTACCGCGTACCGCGTATCGCGTTCATCAACAAGATGGACCGCATCGGTGCCGACTTCTTCCGCGGCATCGCCATGATCAAGGATCGCCTCAAGGCGAATCCGGTCGCCCTGCAGATCCCGATCGGGAGCGAGGAGAACTACAAGGGCCTCGTCGACCTCATCGAGATGAAAGGGATCGTCTTCAACGACGAGAGCATGGGTGCCGTGTACGAAGTCGTCGATATCCCCGCCGACCTCGTCGACCAGGCCAACGAGTACCGTGAACTCCTGATCGAGGAAGTCTCCTCCCACGACGATGCCCTCATGGAGAAATACTTGGGCGGCGAGGAGATCTCCAACGCCGAGCTGAAGGCGGCCATCCGCCAGGCGACCCTCGACATCAAGATCTGCCCGGTCATCTGCGGTTCCGCATTCAAGAACAAGGGCGTGCAGCACCTGCTCGACGCCGTGCTCGACTACATGCCGGCCCCGACCGACATCCCCGCTATCCAGGGTGTCGACGCCAACACCGAGGCTCCCATCGAGCGTCACGCTTCCGACTCCGAGCCGTTCTCGGCTCTGGGCTTCAAGATCATGACCGACCCGTTCGTGGGGCAGCTCTGCTTCTTCCGCGTCTACTCGGGTGTGATCCAGTCCGGCTCCTACGTGTACAACGCCACCAAGGGCAAGCGCGAGAGGATCGGCCGCATCCTGAAGATGCACGCGAACAAGCGTGAAGAGATCAAGGAAGTCTACGCCGGCGACATCGCCGCCGCGGTAGGCCTCAAATACACCACCACCGGCGACACCCTCTGCGACGAGAACAACGCCGTCATCCTCGAGTCCATCGAGTTCCCCGAGCCGGTTATCTCCATCGCCATCGAGCCTAAGACCAAGGCCGACCAGGAGAAACTGGGCCTGTCGCTTGGCAAGCTCGCTTCCGAGGACCCGTCCTTCCGCGTCAAGACCGACGAGGAAACCGGCCAGACCATCATCTCCGGCATGGGCGAGCTGCACCTCGAGATCATCGTGGACCGTCTCTTCCGCGAGTTCAAGGTCGACGCCAGCGTCGGTAAGCCGCAGGTCGCCTACCGCGAGACCATCACCAAGAAGGTCAAGGCGGAAGGGAAGTTCGTGCGCCAGTCCGGCGGTCGCGGTCAGTTCGGTCACGTCTGGCTCGAGATCGAGCCGCAGGAGGCCGGGAAGGGTTACGAGTTCGTCGACGCCATCAAGGGTGGCGTGGTTCCCCGCGAGTACATCCCGGCGGTCGACAAGGGTATCAAGGAGGCGCTGGACAACGGCGTCATGGCCGGCTTCCCGGTGGTCGACATCAAGGTCACCTTGGTCGACGGTTCCTACCACGAGGTCGACTCCTCGGAGATGGCGTTCAAGATCGCAGGTTCCATGGGCTTCAAAGAGGGTTGCGCCAAGGCGTCCCCGATCATCCTGGAGCCGATCATGTCCGTAGAGGTCGTTGTTCCGGAAGAGTACATGGGCGACGTCATCGGCGACCTGAACTCCCGCCGCGGCCGCATCATGGGCATGGAAGGGCGCGCAGGCGCACAGGTCGTCACCGCGATGGTGCCGCTGGCCCAGATGTTCGGTTACTCCACCGATCTGCGCTCCGCAACCCAGGGTCGTGCGACCTACTCCATGACCTTCGATCATTACGAGCCGGTACCGAAATCGGTTGCCGAGGAAATAGTAGCGAAGGCCAAAGGCTAAGATAATTCAATTTCCCTACTGAGGAGGATTCCGAAATGGCAAAAGCTAAATTTGAAAGAACCAAGCCGCACGTAAACATCGGCACCATCGGTCACGTCGACCACGGCAAGACCACCCTGACCGCAGCCATCACCAAGGTGCTCGCAGGCAAGGGCCA
Above is a genomic segment from Geomonas ferrireducens containing:
- the rpsG gene encoding 30S ribosomal protein S7, whose translation is MPRRREVAKRVILPDPKYGDRVVAKLINIIMLDGKKSTAEKALYGALEIAAGKAGDEPVKVLKKCLDNIKPMLEVKSRRVGGSTYQVPVEVRPERRMSLAMRWLVKYSNARSEKTVTDKLAGEILDAYNNRGSAVKKREDTHKMAEANRAFAHYRW
- the fusA gene encoding elongation factor G, which produces MARQVSLEMTRNIGIMAHIDAGKTTTTERILYYTGVSHKIGEVHDGAATMDWMEQEQERGITITSAATTCNWKDHRINIIDTPGHVDFTIEVERSLRVLDGAVAVFCSVGGVEPQSETVWRQADKYRVPRIAFINKMDRIGADFFRGIAMIKDRLKANPVALQIPIGSEENYKGLVDLIEMKGIVFNDESMGAVYEVVDIPADLVDQANEYRELLIEEVSSHDDALMEKYLGGEEISNAELKAAIRQATLDIKICPVICGSAFKNKGVQHLLDAVLDYMPAPTDIPAIQGVDANTEAPIERHASDSEPFSALGFKIMTDPFVGQLCFFRVYSGVIQSGSYVYNATKGKRERIGRILKMHANKREEIKEVYAGDIAAAVGLKYTTTGDTLCDENNAVILESIEFPEPVISIAIEPKTKADQEKLGLSLGKLASEDPSFRVKTDEETGQTIISGMGELHLEIIVDRLFREFKVDASVGKPQVAYRETITKKVKAEGKFVRQSGGRGQFGHVWLEIEPQEAGKGYEFVDAIKGGVVPREYIPAVDKGIKEALDNGVMAGFPVVDIKVTLVDGSYHEVDSSEMAFKIAGSMGFKEGCAKASPIILEPIMSVEVVVPEEYMGDVIGDLNSRRGRIMGMEGRAGAQVVTAMVPLAQMFGYSTDLRSATQGRATYSMTFDHYEPVPKSVAEEIVAKAKG
- the rpsL gene encoding 30S ribosomal protein S12 translates to MPTINQLIRHGRESKGEKSTAPALRSCPQKRGVCTRVYTTTPKKPNSALRKVARVRLTNGVEVTSYIPGVGHNLQEHSVVLIRGGRVKDLPGVRYHIVRGTLDSVGVKGRMKSRSKYGAKRPK